From a region of the Vaginimicrobium propionicum genome:
- the dnaE gene encoding DNA polymerase III subunit alpha, whose protein sequence is MSSGFVHLHNHTDFSMLDGAARVDDLMKAASEQGMPALAITDHGNMFGAFEFFKAGLKHGVKPIIGLEAYLTPNGLSRQKRKRVQFGDGTGDDVAAKGAYTHMTIWSATRAGMHNLFRLASRASLEGYFYKPRADLELLNEYHEGLIATTGCPSGEVQTYLRLGLYDKAVEAAAGFQDIFGKDSFYVELMDHGLDIETNVRADLLRLAKDINAPLVATNDLHYVHAEDAKAQDILLCVSSGSRLDTPGRFKFDGSGYYLKTVDEMRTLFSNYPSACDNTLAIAERCQIHFDEGSGTFMPVFDTPEGHNEETWFRHQAEEGLIRRYGQPLPKEIRERADYEMDVILTKGYPGYFLIVADYVNWAKNQGIRVGPGRGSGAGSIIAYAMGITDLDPLPYGLLFERFLNPERPSLPDFDIDFDERRRGEVIDYVTEKYGKDHVAQIVTYGTIKAKQAVKDSARVLDKPYSVGERITKAMPPAVMGKDVPLNDLFNPEHARYKEGEEFRDLYDSDSEVKEVVDTAKGIEGLKRQWGVHACGVIVGSVPLTDVIPIMKREADGAIITQFDYPSAESLGLVKMDFLGLRNLTIMDDALSNIKDNQGIEIKLEEIALDDPKTFELMQRGDTLGVFQLDGGPMRALLRSMQPDKFEDISAVSALYRPGPMGADSHNKYARRKTGREPIEPIHPELAEPLADILGETYGLIVYQEQVMMIAQRLAGYTLGAADKLRRIMGKKKKEELDPQYEVFKSGMLERGYSEQAFQTIWDILVPFSDYAFNKSHSAAYGLVSYQTAWLKANYPTEYMAALLQSVKDDKSKSALYLAECRRMGIQVLPPDVNESQGRFTPVGQAIRFGLSAVRNVGDQVVDGIVQARKEHGAASDFFEFLDNAPLSVCNKRMIESLIKAGAFDSMGHKRRALMEIYEDAIDQISDLKRNEENGQDSLLGGFGVSSEPGASSHLELPEVDEWDKRVRLGFEREMLGLYVSDHPLHGMENVLATNREMSLSDLAEHGVDGATQVICGLITTVSRRQTKKGASWATIVVEDLDASITVLVFPKIYEQVAALLAPDTLVRVRGRVSVRDDVAELQANELSVVNVDEHTHTGPIQIGLPASRCTQVVIDRLRSILQNHPGANEVRLTVSSSTAKNTYLLGEELRVSPSQPLMADLKALLGPASVSLGNN, encoded by the coding sequence ATGTCTAGCGGGTTCGTTCATCTTCACAATCACACCGATTTTTCGATGTTGGATGGTGCTGCCCGCGTAGATGATTTGATGAAAGCAGCCAGCGAACAAGGGATGCCAGCCCTCGCCATTACCGACCATGGCAACATGTTTGGTGCTTTCGAATTTTTCAAAGCTGGACTTAAACATGGGGTTAAACCGATCATCGGTTTGGAGGCCTACCTGACGCCTAACGGTTTGTCGCGTCAGAAACGTAAACGCGTCCAATTCGGTGATGGTACTGGTGATGATGTGGCTGCCAAAGGTGCCTATACTCACATGACTATCTGGTCTGCTACTAGGGCTGGAATGCACAATTTATTCCGTTTAGCGTCTAGAGCTTCTCTAGAGGGTTATTTCTACAAACCGCGAGCTGATCTGGAATTGCTAAATGAATACCATGAAGGCTTAATCGCCACGACTGGTTGCCCTTCAGGTGAAGTGCAAACTTATTTGCGTCTAGGTCTTTATGACAAAGCAGTCGAGGCAGCTGCCGGATTTCAAGATATTTTCGGCAAAGATTCCTTTTACGTCGAACTAATGGATCACGGTCTAGATATTGAAACTAATGTGCGCGCTGATCTGTTACGTCTAGCCAAAGACATCAACGCACCGCTAGTGGCAACCAATGACTTGCACTATGTGCACGCTGAAGACGCAAAAGCTCAAGATATTTTGTTATGTGTTTCATCTGGCTCCCGGCTAGACACTCCCGGCAGATTCAAATTCGACGGTAGCGGTTATTACCTAAAAACCGTCGACGAAATGCGCACCCTATTTTCTAACTATCCATCGGCTTGTGATAACACCCTGGCTATCGCTGAGCGATGCCAAATCCACTTTGATGAAGGCTCTGGCACTTTTATGCCAGTATTTGATACCCCCGAGGGACACAACGAAGAAACCTGGTTCAGGCATCAAGCCGAAGAAGGGTTAATCCGTAGATACGGTCAGCCACTACCTAAAGAAATCCGTGAGCGCGCTGACTATGAAATGGACGTTATCTTAACCAAAGGTTATCCCGGCTATTTCCTAATCGTTGCTGACTACGTCAACTGGGCAAAGAATCAAGGAATACGCGTTGGTCCTGGACGTGGTTCCGGTGCCGGCTCAATCATCGCCTATGCCATGGGAATTACCGACCTAGATCCGCTGCCATATGGACTGTTATTTGAACGATTTTTAAACCCAGAGCGCCCATCCCTGCCCGACTTCGATATCGACTTCGACGAGCGTAGACGCGGTGAAGTAATCGACTACGTCACCGAAAAATATGGCAAAGACCATGTCGCCCAAATAGTTACCTACGGCACCATTAAAGCTAAGCAAGCAGTCAAAGATTCAGCGCGCGTCTTGGATAAACCCTATAGCGTCGGCGAGCGGATAACTAAAGCTATGCCGCCAGCCGTGATGGGCAAAGACGTGCCGCTCAATGATTTATTCAACCCCGAGCATGCCCGCTACAAAGAGGGAGAGGAATTTAGAGACCTCTACGACTCTGACTCGGAAGTTAAAGAAGTCGTCGATACCGCTAAAGGCATTGAAGGGCTGAAACGTCAGTGGGGGGTGCACGCTTGTGGCGTCATTGTCGGGTCAGTGCCGTTAACCGACGTGATACCGATCATGAAACGTGAGGCTGACGGTGCCATAATCACCCAATTTGATTACCCCTCGGCAGAGTCATTAGGGCTAGTCAAAATGGACTTCTTGGGGCTACGGAATCTGACGATTATGGACGATGCCTTAAGCAATATCAAAGACAACCAGGGTATCGAGATCAAGCTGGAAGAGATCGCTTTAGATGATCCAAAAACTTTCGAGTTAATGCAACGCGGTGACACGCTAGGCGTTTTCCAGTTAGATGGTGGACCAATGCGCGCCCTGCTGCGTTCTATGCAGCCCGACAAGTTCGAGGACATCTCTGCTGTCTCCGCGCTTTATCGTCCAGGTCCGATGGGTGCCGACTCGCATAATAAATACGCTAGACGAAAAACTGGTCGCGAACCCATCGAGCCGATTCATCCAGAGCTAGCCGAACCCTTAGCCGATATTTTGGGAGAAACCTATGGTCTAATCGTCTACCAAGAACAGGTGATGATGATTGCTCAGCGGCTAGCTGGATATACACTGGGCGCTGCAGACAAACTGCGTCGAATAATGGGCAAGAAAAAGAAAGAAGAACTTGACCCTCAATATGAAGTCTTTAAGTCTGGAATGCTAGAGCGTGGCTATAGTGAACAGGCCTTCCAAACCATCTGGGATATCCTCGTACCATTTTCTGACTATGCCTTTAATAAATCTCACTCGGCAGCCTACGGGTTGGTTAGCTACCAGACGGCGTGGTTGAAAGCTAATTATCCGACAGAGTACATGGCGGCTTTACTGCAATCAGTAAAAGACGATAAATCAAAGTCTGCCCTCTACCTGGCTGAATGTCGCAGAATGGGTATCCAAGTATTACCCCCTGACGTTAACGAGTCTCAAGGACGTTTCACGCCGGTTGGGCAAGCCATTCGTTTTGGGCTTTCTGCGGTGCGCAATGTTGGTGACCAAGTGGTTGACGGCATCGTTCAGGCGCGTAAAGAACATGGGGCGGCTAGCGATTTCTTTGAATTCTTAGACAATGCTCCATTGTCAGTGTGCAACAAACGCATGATTGAGTCGCTGATTAAGGCGGGTGCCTTCGACTCCATGGGGCATAAACGTCGTGCGCTAATGGAAATCTATGAAGACGCGATTGATCAGATTTCTGATTTGAAACGGAATGAAGAAAATGGTCAAGATTCACTTCTAGGTGGCTTCGGTGTATCAAGTGAGCCTGGTGCAAGCTCTCACCTAGAACTTCCTGAGGTTGACGAATGGGATAAGCGTGTTCGACTTGGTTTTGAGCGAGAAATGCTTGGTCTATATGTTTCCGATCACCCGTTGCATGGCATGGAAAATGTCTTAGCGACCAATCGAGAGATGAGTCTTAGCGACCTTGCTGAACATGGTGTAGACGGTGCCACCCAAGTGATTTGCGGGTTAATAACGACAGTGTCGAGGCGTCAGACCAAAAAGGGCGCCTCTTGGGCGACAATAGTTGTTGAAGACCTCGATGCTTCTATAACTGTGTTGGTTTTCCCGAAAATCTACGAACAGGTTGCCGCATTGCTGGCACCAGATACGCTGGTTAGAGTTCGAGGACGAGTATCTGTCCGCGATGATGTCGCTGAGTTGCAAGCCAATGAGTTATCAGTGGTTAATGTTGACGAACACACCCATACCGGGCCAATTCAAATTGGTTTGCCGGCTAGCCGCTGCACTCAAGTAGTGATAGATAGATTACGTTCAATACTACAAAACCACCCTGGAGCCAACGAGGTTCGATTGACCGTTAGCTCCTCAACTGCCAAAAACACCTACCTATTGGGTGAAGAATTGCGAGTTAGCCCGTCGCAGCCATTAATGGCAGATCTGAAGGCGTTACTGGGGCCTGCGAGCGTGAGTTTGGGGAATAACTGA
- the hisD gene encoding histidinol dehydrogenase yields the protein MLKTIDLRQFNADYSRAIPRAQFDVDHALESVAPICDAVRDQGLAALTRFSEQFDHVVPSTFRVPQPRLDEALNQLDPQLRDAIAESIRRRRQVCEEIEVEPSERSVELAPGARVTNRLHPISSVGLYVPGGLAPLASSVLMNVVPAQVAGVDRLAVATPPQAEFGGFPHPTILAVCKMLDVSEVYAVGGAQAIAMFAHGVAGLSEKVDLVTGPGNIYVVAAKRYLRGVVGIDAEAGPTEIAILADDTASPEYLAADLISQAEHDPLAASVLVTDSQKLAEAVRAEVERQTECLDTRDRLRYALSGDQSVIALVRDIDQGLAVVNGYGAEHLEIQTDNAAQVAGQVTNAGALFVGSYSPVPLGDYSAGSTHVLPTGGASRYSSGLSVRSFMRSMHVISYSGEALAELSEGIQSFAHAEHLPGHAFAVKVRQNK from the coding sequence ATGCTCAAAACGATTGACCTTAGGCAATTTAACGCAGACTATTCGCGGGCAATTCCTCGCGCTCAGTTTGACGTTGACCATGCTTTGGAATCAGTGGCACCGATCTGTGACGCGGTTCGTGACCAAGGATTAGCGGCCTTAACACGTTTTAGTGAGCAATTCGATCATGTGGTGCCGAGTACATTCCGGGTACCCCAACCCCGTCTTGACGAGGCATTAAACCAGCTAGATCCACAGCTACGCGATGCTATCGCGGAATCCATTAGGCGCCGGCGTCAGGTTTGTGAAGAAATTGAGGTAGAACCGAGTGAACGCAGTGTAGAACTCGCTCCAGGAGCGAGGGTGACTAACCGGCTACACCCGATCTCTAGTGTCGGCCTCTATGTTCCGGGTGGTTTAGCCCCCTTAGCGTCGAGTGTATTGATGAATGTTGTTCCGGCTCAGGTAGCTGGTGTTGATCGGCTGGCAGTAGCGACCCCTCCGCAAGCTGAATTTGGTGGTTTCCCACACCCGACGATTCTGGCAGTGTGCAAGATGCTGGATGTGTCAGAGGTTTATGCGGTCGGTGGGGCACAAGCCATAGCTATGTTTGCTCACGGAGTAGCTGGGCTAAGTGAGAAAGTTGATTTAGTTACTGGACCGGGAAATATATATGTGGTTGCGGCAAAACGCTATCTACGCGGTGTAGTTGGTATAGATGCGGAAGCTGGTCCTACTGAAATCGCTATCTTGGCTGACGATACGGCCTCTCCTGAGTATCTGGCAGCAGATTTAATCAGCCAAGCTGAGCATGACCCGCTGGCCGCATCGGTTCTGGTCACAGACTCACAAAAGCTAGCTGAGGCAGTCCGAGCTGAAGTAGAACGGCAAACTGAGTGTCTAGATACCCGAGATCGCCTACGTTATGCCTTATCAGGCGATCAATCAGTCATAGCTTTAGTACGTGATATAGACCAAGGTTTGGCTGTTGTTAACGGTTACGGCGCTGAGCACTTAGAGATTCAAACCGACAATGCAGCACAGGTTGCGGGGCAGGTAACTAATGCTGGCGCATTATTTGTAGGCTCCTATTCGCCCGTCCCATTAGGTGATTATTCTGCTGGGTCAACTCACGTTTTGCCTACTGGTGGAGCGTCTAGATATTCCTCCGGTTTGAGCGTGCGTTCTTTCATGCGCTCAATGCATGTCATTTCTTATAGCGGGGAAGCATTAGCTGAGTTAAGCGAGGGCATTCAATCATTTGCTCATGCTGAGCATCTTCCCGGTCACGCTTTTGCAGTGAAAGTTAGGCAAAATAAATGA
- a CDS encoding histidinol-phosphate transaminase, translated as MSQQLALADLPLRPELVGQTPYGAPQLDIPVRLNTNENPYAPSSKVRKQMVEAAEQVVKSIDRYPDREASQLRQALADYLGFSLSAENIWVANGSNEIMIHLLGAFGGPGRKVLTFDPTYSMYPEYARNTHTEYATASRRADFGLDSGDVLAAASQNNADILIITTPNNPTGTLTPVAVIDEICAGFDGIVIVDEAYIEFAEYPLDSAIALLPKYPKLVVTRTMSKAFAFAGGRLGYLAASPAIVDACRIVRLPYHLSSMSQAIALVALKNSGEMLAKVEQLRMNIRQTQSWLKSKGLTVIPSQANFCLFGRFEDRHDVWEKLVAKGVLIREVGPRGYLRVSAGTAEEMTTFREALSEVLSDIEVRG; from the coding sequence ATGAGTCAACAACTAGCTTTGGCTGATTTGCCACTACGTCCCGAATTAGTAGGTCAGACTCCTTATGGGGCTCCCCAGCTCGATATTCCGGTGCGTCTTAACACCAATGAGAATCCTTATGCCCCAAGCTCAAAGGTGCGTAAACAGATGGTTGAGGCTGCCGAGCAGGTAGTCAAATCCATTGATCGCTACCCAGATCGGGAAGCCAGTCAATTACGGCAAGCGTTAGCAGATTACCTAGGCTTTTCACTTAGTGCCGAGAACATCTGGGTGGCTAATGGGTCAAACGAGATCATGATTCATTTGTTGGGCGCATTCGGTGGGCCTGGACGTAAAGTTCTTACATTTGATCCGACCTATTCCATGTATCCCGAATATGCCCGCAACACGCACACTGAATATGCAACTGCTAGCAGACGAGCTGATTTTGGTTTAGATTCTGGCGATGTTTTAGCTGCCGCTAGTCAAAATAATGCAGATATTCTCATCATTACTACGCCAAATAATCCAACAGGAACTCTTACGCCGGTGGCTGTTATCGACGAAATTTGTGCTGGTTTTGACGGCATAGTGATAGTGGATGAGGCATATATTGAATTTGCTGAATATCCGCTAGATTCTGCTATCGCATTACTGCCGAAATATCCCAAGCTGGTAGTGACGCGCACAATGTCAAAAGCATTCGCATTTGCTGGAGGCAGATTAGGTTATTTGGCTGCGTCTCCGGCGATTGTTGACGCCTGCCGAATAGTGCGTTTGCCGTACCACTTATCGTCAATGTCACAAGCCATAGCGCTAGTTGCATTAAAAAACAGCGGTGAGATGTTGGCTAAAGTCGAACAGTTAAGGATGAATATTCGTCAAACTCAAAGTTGGCTAAAATCCAAAGGGCTTACAGTCATCCCATCTCAAGCGAATTTCTGTCTATTTGGCAGATTCGAGGATCGTCACGATGTGTGGGAAAAACTTGTTGCCAAAGGGGTCTTAATTCGCGAGGTTGGACCTCGGGGTTATTTGCGGGTTAGTGCCGGTACCGCAGAGGAAATGACTACTTTTCGGGAAGCGCTATCTGAAGTGCTCTCCGACATTGAAGTGAGAGGTTAG
- the hisB gene encoding imidazoleglycerol-phosphate dehydratase HisB — MAPRIAKIARKTSESDVSVELNLDGSGKSQISTGIGFYDHMLTSLAKHSLIDMKVIATGDIEIDSHHTIEDCAITIGQALNQALGDKRGIRRFGQAIVPLDEALAQCVIDVAGRAYAVLNGEPETQINARIGGLAPLYPGSMTYHVIESLAANANICIHLRLLAGREPHHIVEAEFKALARALREAIEPDPRVGGIPSTKGTL; from the coding sequence ATGGCGCCGAGGATAGCAAAAATAGCTCGAAAAACCAGTGAATCTGACGTTAGCGTTGAGCTGAATCTAGACGGTAGCGGAAAATCCCAGATCTCTACGGGCATCGGATTTTATGACCATATGTTGACCTCGTTGGCTAAGCATTCACTGATCGACATGAAGGTGATTGCTACCGGTGATATCGAAATTGATTCCCACCATACTATCGAGGATTGTGCCATCACCATCGGTCAAGCTTTGAATCAGGCTTTAGGTGACAAGCGTGGTATCCGCCGGTTTGGCCAGGCTATTGTGCCTCTAGATGAGGCTTTGGCTCAATGCGTGATTGATGTCGCCGGACGAGCTTATGCAGTGTTGAACGGGGAGCCAGAGACTCAGATCAATGCACGTATTGGTGGGTTAGCTCCACTTTACCCCGGGTCTATGACTTATCACGTCATCGAATCATTGGCTGCTAACGCAAATATCTGTATTCACCTGCGTTTACTGGCTGGGCGGGAGCCACACCACATTGTCGAAGCTGAATTTAAGGCGTTAGCTCGCGCCTTGCGTGAAGCTATCGAGCCAGACCCCAGGGTTGGCGGTATTCCGTCCACGAAAGGCACCTTGTGA
- the hisH gene encoding imidazole glycerol phosphate synthase subunit HisH: MKVGVLDYGSGNLHSVAKALSLAGAEVIVTNQAKTLAKLSRLVVPGVGSFDACMAGIKAVGGDEIIRDFISRQYPLLGICVGHQVMFSAGNEHGRRTAGLGIFPGVVEKLTAKKLPHMGWNKLLAPKTGVFSGLDNQWVYFVHSYGAQRRQAVPADAEIAFVEYGGQRLIAAVSWKSVLTTQFHPEKSGASGAMIIRNWLMR; this comes from the coding sequence GTGAAGGTAGGGGTTCTCGACTATGGCTCGGGAAACCTTCATTCTGTGGCAAAAGCTCTCAGCTTAGCTGGCGCTGAGGTTATCGTTACTAACCAGGCAAAAACGCTAGCAAAATTATCGCGTTTAGTAGTTCCGGGCGTGGGCTCGTTCGATGCTTGTATGGCTGGTATCAAAGCGGTTGGTGGTGACGAGATTATTCGCGATTTTATTTCTCGCCAGTATCCGTTACTAGGTATTTGCGTTGGTCATCAAGTTATGTTTTCGGCTGGCAACGAACATGGGCGCCGTACTGCAGGGCTAGGCATTTTTCCTGGGGTAGTGGAGAAGTTGACTGCCAAAAAATTGCCGCACATGGGCTGGAACAAGCTGTTGGCGCCCAAGACAGGGGTCTTTTCAGGTTTGGATAATCAGTGGGTGTACTTCGTCCACTCGTATGGTGCACAGAGGCGCCAGGCAGTCCCTGCTGATGCCGAAATCGCTTTTGTCGAATATGGTGGGCAGCGTCTCATCGCAGCAGTTTCTTGGAAATCTGTGTTGACGACACAGTTTCATCCAGAAAAATCTGGTGCGAGTGGAGCCATGATCATTCGTAATTGGTTGATGAGATAA
- the priA gene encoding bifunctional 1-(5-phosphoribosyl)-5-((5-phosphoribosylamino)methylideneamino)imidazole-4-carboxamide isomerase/phosphoribosylanthranilate isomerase PriA translates to MDEKLAQCLILLPAVDVKNGQAVQLVQGVAGSERVFGDPLEAAQHWAAEGAKWLHLVDLDAAFGQGDNSKIIARVVEQLKINVEVSGGIRDQESLDRALSAGARRVNISTAALENPRWCEKILSEYGDKVAIGLDVRGTRLAARGWTREGGDLFETIDRMDKAGCCRYVVTDVTSDGMLTGPNLELLGAVCARTKAKVVASGGISSLEQIRQLAGLTPIGVEGAIIGTALYLGKFTLSDALAVAARVRLG, encoded by the coding sequence GTGGATGAAAAATTAGCTCAGTGTCTGATATTGCTGCCGGCTGTTGATGTTAAAAACGGCCAGGCAGTGCAGTTAGTGCAAGGCGTTGCTGGTAGCGAACGCGTTTTTGGAGACCCTTTAGAAGCTGCTCAGCATTGGGCTGCTGAGGGCGCTAAATGGTTGCATTTAGTTGATTTGGATGCAGCTTTTGGTCAGGGTGATAATTCGAAGATTATTGCTCGTGTGGTTGAGCAGCTTAAAATCAATGTGGAAGTATCTGGCGGTATCCGTGATCAAGAATCTTTAGATAGAGCCTTGTCGGCTGGGGCAAGACGAGTAAATATTTCCACTGCGGCGCTGGAGAATCCACGCTGGTGCGAGAAAATTCTTAGCGAGTATGGGGATAAAGTGGCCATCGGCCTAGATGTGCGCGGCACTAGATTGGCCGCCCGCGGTTGGACCAGAGAAGGTGGCGACCTATTCGAAACCATCGACAGAATGGATAAAGCTGGTTGCTGTCGTTATGTGGTGACTGACGTTACATCTGACGGAATGCTCACTGGCCCTAACCTAGAATTGTTAGGAGCGGTGTGTGCTCGTACCAAAGCTAAAGTTGTGGCCAGTGGCGGTATTTCCAGCTTGGAGCAAATCCGTCAACTTGCTGGGCTTACACCAATAGGTGTTGAGGGTGCAATCATCGGTACTGCTCTATATTTAGGAAAATTTACATTGTCAGATGCCCTTGCAGTAGCCGCTAGGGTTCGACTCGGTTAA
- a CDS encoding GNAT family N-acetyltransferase, giving the protein MSPSWAEAFVEPSLDWKFVTFEDLEDIAELRLAIEYMDDPTERRTLSDMRAEYTEDHAQPNKHAVVGRDKGGTIVAYAWNHPSLTAGVNPHVWMEIGVHPAWRHRRIGLHLVKWSIERARMWWRSIHAKDPLIVEMAVDESSSLENDLRINGELKPQRWFFDMHRELDEPLTSCPTPSGIVIKKYSSQYCEQVRIAHNLAFSTRAGAHGIDEAQWDKQMRRSEFRPEWSWLALDSDSGEVVGYVLNSQLDSDGIKEGWTDRIGVIPAWRDKGVASCLLCAAIESFVTSGCLQAGIGVDTDKPVTQLFNSLGFKSDDRVVLYQARYVD; this is encoded by the coding sequence GTGTCGCCAAGTTGGGCAGAGGCCTTCGTCGAACCTAGCCTTGACTGGAAGTTCGTGACTTTCGAAGATCTCGAAGATATTGCAGAGCTGCGATTAGCTATCGAATACATGGATGACCCGACCGAGCGTAGGACGTTATCTGATATGCGGGCTGAGTACACCGAAGATCATGCTCAACCAAATAAACATGCGGTGGTTGGGCGTGACAAAGGTGGAACAATTGTCGCTTATGCCTGGAACCATCCATCGCTTACAGCCGGCGTTAATCCTCATGTTTGGATGGAAATTGGGGTTCATCCGGCATGGAGGCACCGAAGAATTGGTTTGCATTTAGTTAAATGGTCAATTGAACGCGCTCGAATGTGGTGGCGCAGCATTCATGCCAAAGATCCACTAATTGTGGAGATGGCGGTCGATGAATCCAGCAGTCTAGAAAATGATTTGCGAATTAATGGTGAGTTGAAACCGCAGCGCTGGTTCTTTGATATGCATCGTGAGCTAGATGAACCGTTGACGAGTTGTCCTACGCCTAGTGGCATCGTTATAAAAAAATACAGTAGTCAATACTGTGAGCAGGTTCGGATTGCTCACAATTTAGCTTTCAGTACCCGCGCTGGCGCTCATGGGATTGATGAGGCACAGTGGGACAAACAGATGCGCCGCAGCGAGTTTCGTCCTGAATGGTCATGGCTGGCATTAGACAGTGATAGCGGTGAAGTTGTCGGTTACGTTTTGAATTCGCAATTAGATTCTGACGGAATTAAAGAGGGCTGGACAGACCGCATAGGCGTGATCCCAGCCTGGCGCGATAAGGGTGTAGCATCATGTCTGCTTTGTGCCGCTATTGAATCATTTGTAACCAGCGGTTGTCTCCAAGCTGGGATAGGTGTTGATACTGATAAACCCGTTACTCAACTCTTTAATTCTCTAGGCTTTAAGTCTGATGATCGCGTTGTGCTTTACCAGGCAAGATACGTTGATTAG
- a CDS encoding YebC/PmpR family DNA-binding transcriptional regulator, which translates to MSGHSKWATTKHKKAAIDAKRGKLFAKLIKNIEVAARVGGGDPGGNPTLYDAIQKAKKSSVPNDNIDRAVKRGSGEGDDAVSYESLTYEAYGPNGVAILIECLTDNRNRSISDVRVAVTRNGGTIADGGSVQRLFERKGVVTVAKEQEVPGEGRKTHTKTVSEDELLEATIDADVEDIIDQGDAFELVSDPNDLVEVRKAVQEANIDYDSADVSFVPTFEQMLDKVEDAQKLERIIDALEDCDDVQNVYHNADMTDEVAAQLGAED; encoded by the coding sequence ATGAGTGGGCATTCCAAGTGGGCAACTACCAAACACAAGAAAGCAGCCATCGATGCTAAGCGAGGCAAATTATTTGCCAAACTGATCAAAAATATCGAAGTGGCTGCCAGAGTTGGTGGTGGTGATCCCGGAGGAAACCCCACACTTTATGACGCTATCCAGAAAGCCAAAAAGAGTTCGGTACCCAATGACAACATTGATCGCGCCGTAAAACGTGGTTCTGGTGAAGGCGATGATGCGGTTTCCTATGAGTCGCTAACTTATGAGGCTTACGGGCCAAACGGGGTGGCCATCCTTATCGAGTGCTTAACCGATAACCGCAATAGGTCAATTTCTGATGTGCGCGTGGCGGTAACTCGCAACGGTGGCACGATCGCCGACGGTGGCTCCGTTCAGCGGCTATTTGAGCGTAAAGGTGTTGTTACGGTAGCCAAGGAACAAGAAGTGCCAGGAGAGGGTCGTAAGACTCATACCAAGACCGTTAGCGAAGATGAGCTGTTAGAGGCCACTATTGATGCTGATGTTGAGGACATTATTGATCAAGGTGACGCTTTTGAATTGGTTTCTGACCCCAATGATCTGGTTGAGGTACGCAAAGCAGTTCAGGAAGCCAACATCGATTATGACTCAGCCGATGTAAGTTTTGTGCCGACCTTTGAGCAGATGCTGGACAAGGTAGAGGATGCCCAAAAATTAGAACGCATCATTGATGCCTTGGAAGATTGTGATGATGTGCAAAATGTTTATCACAATGCTGATATGACCGATGAGGTGGCAGCCCAGTTGGGAGCCGAAGACTGA
- the ruvC gene encoding crossover junction endodeoxyribonuclease RuvC gives MLVLGVDPGLTRCGVGVVEAIGASSPRLVTVGVIRTSPDQDHAHRLLKINNDLERWVTKIKPDAIAVERVFAQHNLRTVTGTAQAAGLAMMIAAKYGIPVALHTPSEVKAAVTGSGSADKAQVGAMVKRILRLSEAPKPADAADAVALALCHIWRSGGTNRYQQALAKKGFK, from the coding sequence ATGCTGGTGCTTGGCGTTGACCCTGGGCTTACTAGGTGCGGGGTTGGCGTCGTCGAGGCTATCGGGGCATCTTCACCCAGGTTGGTGACGGTGGGGGTGATACGCACTAGCCCAGATCAAGATCACGCTCACCGCCTGTTGAAAATCAACAATGATTTGGAACGTTGGGTAACTAAGATAAAGCCAGATGCGATAGCCGTAGAGCGAGTGTTCGCTCAGCACAATTTGCGTACTGTTACCGGCACTGCGCAGGCTGCTGGGTTAGCAATGATGATTGCTGCCAAATATGGTATTCCTGTTGCTTTACATACGCCGAGCGAGGTAAAAGCAGCAGTAACTGGCTCGGGTAGCGCTGATAAAGCTCAAGTTGGGGCTATGGTAAAACGCATCCTACGACTTAGCGAAGCACCAAAACCGGCAGATGCTGCTGACGCTGTGGCCTTAGCGCTATGCCACATCTGGCGCTCTGGGGGAACTAATAGATATCAGCAGGCCTTAGCCAAGAAAGGGTTCAAATGA